The Patescibacteria group bacterium DNA window ACGGTATGAAGCTCTCGTTAAGGAAGAACAAGAGCTTTTAAAAATGGCTGAAAAAGACCCTGGGTTAAAAGAATTGACCGAAGAAGAACTTTCGGCTATTCGTGCTGAACAAAAAATTCTGGCCGATCAAATGCAGAAAAATCTGGCTGAAGATGAGGTCGAGGAGGAATTTCCAAGAGAAGCCATTCTTGAAGTTCGAGCTGGGGCTGGTGGGGAGGAAGCCGCACTTTTTGCCGAAGAGCTTGCCATCATGTACAAAAAGTACGCCGAGACCGTTGGTTGGTCTTGGAAAACGGTTTCTCAATCGGAAAGTTCTCTTGGTGGTTACAAAGAAGCCACATTTGAAATTTCTGGAGATGATGTGTATAAAAAATTACGTTTTGAAACCGGAGTTCATCGAATTCAGCGGGTTCCAGCTACGGAAAAAATTGGCCGCGTGCATACCTCAACCGCTTCGGTGGCGGTTCTCCCAATTCGTAAAAAAGTTTCATTTGAGATCAACCCGGTTGATTTGGAAATGGAATTTTCGCGTTCAGGTGGAGCCGGCGGACAAAATGTTAACAAGGTGGAAACAGCAGTGCGCCTCATTCACAAGCCTACCGGACTTGATGTGCGTTCAACGTCCGAAAGAAGTCAGGTGAAAAACCGAGAAAAGGCTTTGGCGATTTTGTCGGCCAAAATTTTGGCGCTGAAAGAGGAGGAGGAAGCCAAAAAATACGCCGGTGTGCGTAAAAATCAAATCGGTACCGGCGATCGTTCCGAAAAAATCAGAACCTACAACGTTTTACAGGATCGCGTAACCGATCACCGAATTAAAGAATCATGGCACAATATTGCCGGAATTTTCGAGGGAAATATTGGTGCGATTATCGAAGCTCTTTCCGCAGAGGCAGAAAAAAACTCAAATTAAAATATTATTCGCCATAAGGCGTGCCCACTCCTCGTAGGACTCGGAGTCCTCGATTTTGCAACCACAGAATACTGTGGGCAAAATTGGGATTTGCATCAGGAATAATTATCTGCTATATTCATGTCTCATGACAACGTCAAAAACCCAATCACATAGCACCGAAACTATCGATTCAATGTTTAAGGCCGGAGCCCACTACGCTTTTTCTCGTTCTCGACGACACCCAACTTTGGCACCATTTATTTTCGGTGTTAAGAATCATGTTGAAATTTTCGACTTGGAAAAGACCAATGAACTCCTTGAAAAGGCCAAAGATTTTGTAAGAACACTCGCAACCGAAGGCAAGCAGATTTTGCTCGTCGGCGGTAAAAGTGAGGCCCGCGATGCTATCAAGCGAGCGGCAGCTGAACTCGACATGCCATACGTTGTTGACCGCTGGCTCGGAGGTACACTCTCAAACTTTAAAGAAATTCGATCCCGCGTCGAGAAGCTTCTTGATTTGACCGCTAAACGCGAGAAAGGAGAACTTTCCAAATATACAAAAAAAGAACGACTTTTGATTGATCGCGAAATCGAGAAGCTCGAGCGATTTTTCTCAGGTCTTGTCCCAATGAAAGAATTGCCAAAAGCTCTTTTTGTCATTGACTCAAAACACGAACACATCGCAGTGACCGAAGCCAGAAAAGCTGGTATTCCTGTAATCGCTCTTATGGGTTCGGACTGCAATATTAAAACTGTTGATTATGCTATTCCAGGAAACGACGCTTCAATCGCTAGTGTGGCCTTTTTTGTGGATCAGATCGTGTGGGCATACAAGGAGGGTAGAAATGAAAAGCTAAAGAAGGCACAAAACGCGTAACACGTAGCATGGAGCATAAGACAGGGACACTATGTTCCATGTTGTGTGCTCCATGTTCCATGAACACCATGATTACAACAGAACAAATTAAAGAACTTCGCGACTCAACTGGGATTTCAGTGATGCAATGCAAGAAAGCTTTGGAAGAAGCTCAGGGTGACATGGAAAAGGCACTTGTGATTTTGAGGAAGAAAGGCGCAGATATTGCTAACAAAAAATCAGATAGAACCTTAGGAGCGGGGATTATCGCTTCATATGTTCACAGTAATGGCCTTGTAGGATCCATCGTTGAACTTTCCTGTGAGACCGATTTCGTTGCCAAAAATCAGGAATTTAAAACCTTGGCGTATGATTTGGCGATGCATGTTGCCGCCAGCAATCCTACCTATCTCAAACCTCAGGATATTACTGAAGAGGCGAAAGCAAAGGCTCGAGAAGTTTTTGCTAAAGAAATTGTTGGAAAGCCTGCGGCTATGCAAGAAAAAATTATGGAAGGTAAGCTTCAGTCATACTTTGGCGAAGCCACACTCCTTGATCAGTCATTTATTAAAAATCCAGATTTGACTGTTCAAGGGTTGATTCAATCAGCCATACAAAAATTCGGTGAAAAAATAGAAGTGAGCCGATTCGTTAGATTTGGGGTTTTGGAAAAATAACCAGCTCTTAAAATGTATGTATATTCTCGATCTCAGTGTGATAATTGTTTCTACGATCGGGGGTCTGTCTCTTTTTTTGGTTAAGTTTTTTGAAATAAAATCTGGCCAGCCGGGGGTTTTGACTCGCGTAAGCCTTTTTGCTGATCCAACATTTTCGGCATTTGGCAGTAAGCTCAGAAGGTTTTGGTTGGAGTTGGAAAATTTTCCGTTCAGAAAAGTGCTACACCAGTTTATTCAGGGAGTTTTCCATCTTTTCGGAGTCACGGGTTTGTTTATTGCGAAGTACCACAAGCAGTTTATAAACAGTAAGAGACAGATCAATGAAAAAGGGGTAGTTTCCTTTTTTCTTAAAGATGTGGCAGAATCGAGAGAGAGTAAGACAGATCACGGAACACAGAACACAGATCATAAAATGTAAGAGAGAAAAATGTTTCGTGGTCCGTGTTCTGTGGTCTGTAACGTGAAAGAATGCCACCCTAGCTCAGTTGGTAGAGCGCCACTTTTGTAAAGTGGATGTCGTCAGTTCGAATCTGACGGGTGGCTCCACTAAATTAAATCTGTAACTTTTTTCTATCTGTTGAGTTCTAACTTGTATGCAAACTCAAAATATAAGTTTAGTTAGGAGGAAAGCTTTTATACATGCGGGCATAGCGGCGTCATATGTGATGTTAGTGGTTTTATTTTTGTTTTACGTTCCGGAGTTTTTCCAGCCAACATTTAGTCTTCTTATTCCCATTTGCATGCTGATGCTTTTTGTTCTCTCAGCTGCCGTTATGGGTATTTTGGTTTTTGGGCAGCCAATCTTGTGGTATCTCGATGGCAAAAAACAAGAAGCTATTTCTTTGCTTATGTATACACTCGGCATCTTTTTCTGTATTTGGGTTGTGGTGCTCGGTGTAATTGGCATCTATTCCACCCAAGTTAAGCCCTCTGGAGATTCAGAGAATTCTATAGGGTTTGAGTAGTTGAACTAGCCTCGCGAAGTTCTGGTAAAAGTTTCTTAATCTCTTCAATAGTTTGGAACCCAGTGTACGGTTTATTTTTTATGACGATCGCCGGCAGTTTCTTGCCGATGCCGTAGACTGAGGCTAGAGTCTTAAGAGCAGAAACGTCCAGGTTGTAATCAAAAGAATATACGCGGAGCTCAGGGTAGTGTTCTCTGAGATAGGTAAGAACGTAGCCTTCTCTGTCACAGTCGGGACAATCACTTTCATAAAAATATAAAATTGGAATAGGTTTTTCTTCACAATCTTTTAATTTTTTCGTGAGGATATAATCTTTGATTTCCAGTATCGAGTAATATTTTTTAAGATCAAGCACCTCGCTATTGTCCACGCCAAATTTTTCTTGACTGTAATTAATTTTTTCACCAAGATCATCCATCTCTTTTGAAAGGGTGGAATTTTTAATATCCGGGCAGGAAATTTCACCAAGCAAAGCAAATTGGGT harbors:
- the tsf gene encoding translation elongation factor Ts gives rise to the protein MITTEQIKELRDSTGISVMQCKKALEEAQGDMEKALVILRKKGADIANKKSDRTLGAGIIASYVHSNGLVGSIVELSCETDFVAKNQEFKTLAYDLAMHVAASNPTYLKPQDITEEAKAKAREVFAKEIVGKPAAMQEKIMEGKLQSYFGEATLLDQSFIKNPDLTVQGLIQSAIQKFGEKIEVSRFVRFGVLEK
- the rpsB gene encoding 30S ribosomal protein S2, encoding MTTSKTQSHSTETIDSMFKAGAHYAFSRSRRHPTLAPFIFGVKNHVEIFDLEKTNELLEKAKDFVRTLATEGKQILLVGGKSEARDAIKRAAAELDMPYVVDRWLGGTLSNFKEIRSRVEKLLDLTAKREKGELSKYTKKERLLIDREIEKLERFFSGLVPMKELPKALFVIDSKHEHIAVTEARKAGIPVIALMGSDCNIKTVDYAIPGNDASIASVAFFVDQIVWAYKEGRNEKLKKAQNA
- a CDS encoding PCRF domain-containing protein, whose amino-acid sequence is MDLEPYKKNQKTSYLAERYEALVKEEQELLKMAEKDPGLKELTEEELSAIRAEQKILADQMQKNLAEDEVEEEFPREAILEVRAGAGGEEAALFAEELAIMYKKYAETVGWSWKTVSQSESSLGGYKEATFEISGDDVYKKLRFETGVHRIQRVPATEKIGRVHTSTASVAVLPIRKKVSFEINPVDLEMEFSRSGGAGGQNVNKVETAVRLIHKPTGLDVRSTSERSQVKNREKALAILSAKILALKEEEEAKKYAGVRKNQIGTGDRSEKIRTYNVLQDRVTDHRIKESWHNIAGIFEGNIGAIIEALSAEAEKNSN